One genomic segment of Streptomyces niveus includes these proteins:
- a CDS encoding PP2C family protein-serine/threonine phosphatase, with protein sequence MIAGRPVHASRIAEMVPHALIATVVLVDVLAQSAVLLSLLAAPPALAAATSRPRAVALVGGLAIVVCAGVVVADETLAPGRGMVALGSVAFVALVAAYASVVRVRAVEKQRKTMRELVDVRAVADVAQAAILGPVPRTSGPIELAVSYTSAAVGARIGGDLYEAIPLAGGGVRLIVGDVQGKGLTAVQTAVTVLTAFRVRVLGAGSLQEVAQHIENALRLRELSEKFVTAVLADCTEDGVVTLLNFGHPPPLVRRADGTVVPAEPDVPGPPLGLPRGLSKHFLDGSGTCSVRLGPGDRLLFYTDGTTEARDTDGVFFELPETVRHLDHDDLDHDLATLRGALAAHTRRPLDDDAALLLLRLTG encoded by the coding sequence GTGATCGCCGGGCGCCCTGTGCACGCCTCGCGCATCGCGGAGATGGTGCCGCACGCGCTGATCGCGACGGTCGTGCTCGTCGACGTTCTGGCACAGTCCGCCGTCCTGCTGTCCCTGCTCGCCGCGCCCCCCGCTCTCGCCGCCGCCACCAGCCGGCCGCGTGCCGTCGCCCTGGTGGGCGGGCTGGCCATCGTCGTGTGCGCGGGTGTGGTCGTCGCGGACGAGACCCTGGCGCCCGGCCGCGGGATGGTCGCGCTGGGCTCCGTGGCATTCGTCGCGCTCGTCGCCGCCTACGCCTCGGTCGTCCGCGTCCGGGCGGTGGAGAAACAACGGAAGACCATGCGTGAACTCGTGGACGTGCGGGCGGTCGCCGACGTCGCCCAGGCGGCGATCCTCGGTCCGGTGCCCCGCACCAGCGGCCCGATCGAGTTGGCGGTCTCCTACACCTCCGCGGCCGTGGGGGCGCGGATCGGCGGGGATCTCTACGAAGCCATCCCCTTGGCCGGGGGAGGAGTCCGTCTGATCGTCGGAGACGTGCAGGGCAAAGGGCTGACAGCGGTACAGACGGCGGTCACGGTCCTGACGGCCTTCCGCGTCAGGGTGCTGGGGGCCGGCAGCCTCCAGGAGGTGGCGCAGCACATCGAGAACGCTCTGAGGCTCCGCGAACTCTCCGAGAAGTTCGTCACGGCGGTCCTGGCCGACTGTACGGAGGACGGAGTGGTGACCCTGCTGAACTTCGGGCATCCGCCACCGCTCGTACGCCGGGCGGACGGCACCGTCGTGCCGGCGGAGCCCGACGTACCGGGCCCGCCCCTCGGTCTGCCCCGAGGCCTGAGCAAGCACTTCCTCGACGGCTCCGGCACCTGCTCGGTGCGGCTGGGACCCGGTGACCGGCTGCTGTTCTACACCGACGGCACCACCGAGGCCCGCGACACCGACGGGGTGTTCTTCGAGCTCCCCGAGACCGTCCGCCACCTCGACCACGACGACCTCGACCATGACCTCGCGACCCTGCGCGGCGCGCTCGCCGCCCACACCCGCAGGCCGCTGGACGACGACGCCGCGCTGCTCCTGCTCCGCCTCACCGGCTGA
- a CDS encoding BTAD domain-containing putative transcriptional regulator: MNASYEFGILGPLVVTRDGRNMSLGAAQLRTLLAALLLDAGRVVPVDALVDRLWGECPPRGARNAVQNYVLRLRRALGPEVVRTDRRGYALDTEGGHRLDADRFASLTREGAAALDADRPERALELLGEALALWRGEPLADLEPERFRDVVPVLCEQRLAAEESWIDAAIRRGRPADALPELRRLTGLHPLRERFWAQRMLALYQCGRQGEALASYREISVLLAEELGVDPGTELKALHQRMVMAAPDLAPAVPRTGTGSAVSAAPAVPPPGPGRSGNLPAETTSFIGREKELAEAERLLGLSRLVTFTGVGGVGKTRLALRTARRVAAAFPDGAWLVDLAAVADPALVERAVAESLGLRDQSTRSATDTVADHLRARRPLLVLDNCEHLVDAAATLVLRLLRAAPDLRVLATSRERLGVPGEHLLLVPCLTLREERGGGACEAVRLLYDRAAACAVARRTGEGDGESAAELCRRLDGIPLAIELAAVRLSSLSVEEVLERLEDRFRLLSAPRHLSHGPAGWPVALDGPGPGGVPGQASGLVPGQAPGRAPVLAPGRYLQTLRGVMDWSHGLCTPGERLLWARLSVFVGCFDLRAAEAVCADEAGRPESCEAAEGIAREDVLDLIDGLVHKSVVTVEPAVSPGRHGGATRYRLLETIRQYGTDRLRAAGSSTGLLVRHCEYYRALTASAAAEWCGPDEAGWLERLRRELPNIRSALDFCRVSPGLAPTGAAIVVDLTRTRCWFFGSTLGEARHWIDSLSPLVDPGLGELTVMVPVMKAFVAIIQGDHSAAEAHLAECRAVAPGTPRPAPVVYIEGVYALLVPGEPASIAQLASARGEFIAAGRTGDAHMATMFWAMAAAFLGDRAEARLACDTYVAEAESAGAEWARTWAQWCTGLTELLHGEPRRGLAPLCDALVRQRALDDNWGPAWTLETLAWTLGALGHHDRAAVVLGAAHRYRQVTGARITELRPFGTLHARTRALVQEHMAAGAYAGAWERGATAEDSIALALGIAHEVRRPTDR, encoded by the coding sequence ATGAACGCATCGTACGAGTTCGGGATCCTGGGACCGCTCGTCGTCACACGCGACGGTCGGAATATGAGCCTCGGCGCCGCCCAACTGCGCACACTTCTCGCCGCGTTGCTGCTCGACGCCGGTCGTGTCGTCCCGGTCGACGCGCTCGTGGACCGGCTGTGGGGGGAGTGTCCGCCGCGGGGCGCCAGGAACGCCGTGCAGAACTACGTCCTGCGGCTGCGCCGGGCCCTCGGCCCGGAGGTCGTACGGACGGACCGGCGCGGGTACGCGCTCGACACGGAGGGCGGACACCGGCTGGACGCGGACCGGTTCGCCTCCCTCACCCGGGAAGGCGCGGCCGCGCTCGACGCGGACCGGCCCGAGCGGGCGCTGGAACTGCTCGGCGAAGCGCTGGCGCTGTGGCGGGGGGAGCCGCTGGCCGATCTGGAGCCGGAACGGTTCCGGGACGTCGTACCCGTCCTGTGCGAACAGCGGCTGGCCGCCGAGGAGTCGTGGATCGACGCCGCGATCCGCCGCGGGCGGCCCGCGGACGCGCTCCCGGAACTGCGCAGGCTGACCGGGCTCCACCCGCTGCGCGAACGGTTCTGGGCCCAGCGGATGCTCGCGCTGTACCAGTGCGGCCGACAGGGTGAGGCGCTGGCGAGCTACCGCGAGATCAGCGTGCTGCTCGCGGAGGAACTGGGCGTCGATCCGGGCACCGAACTCAAGGCCCTGCACCAGCGGATGGTCATGGCGGCGCCGGACCTCGCCCCCGCCGTACCCCGGACAGGGACGGGCTCGGCGGTATCGGCAGCCCCGGCAGTACCGCCACCCGGTCCGGGCCGGAGCGGGAACCTGCCCGCCGAGACCACCTCGTTCATCGGACGGGAGAAGGAACTCGCCGAGGCGGAGCGGCTGTTGGGACTCTCCCGGCTGGTCACGTTCACCGGCGTGGGCGGGGTCGGCAAGACCCGGCTCGCGCTCCGCACCGCGCGACGGGTGGCAGCCGCCTTTCCCGACGGGGCGTGGCTCGTCGATCTCGCGGCGGTCGCCGATCCGGCGCTGGTGGAACGGGCCGTCGCCGAGTCGCTGGGGCTGCGCGACCAGTCCACACGTTCCGCGACCGACACGGTCGCGGACCACCTGCGCGCCCGCCGTCCGCTGCTCGTACTGGACAACTGCGAGCACCTGGTGGACGCCGCGGCCACACTCGTACTGCGGCTGCTGCGGGCCGCGCCGGACCTGCGAGTGCTCGCCACCAGCCGCGAGAGGCTGGGCGTACCGGGCGAACACCTGCTGCTGGTGCCCTGTCTGACGCTCCGTGAGGAGCGGGGCGGCGGCGCGTGCGAGGCGGTGCGACTGCTGTACGACCGCGCCGCCGCCTGCGCGGTCGCACGGCGGACGGGCGAGGGTGACGGCGAGTCGGCGGCCGAGCTGTGCCGGCGTCTGGACGGCATCCCGCTGGCCATCGAACTAGCGGCGGTACGGCTGAGTTCACTGAGCGTGGAGGAGGTCCTGGAACGGCTGGAGGACCGTTTCCGTCTGCTGTCGGCCCCGCGCCATCTGTCGCACGGCCCGGCCGGGTGGCCCGTCGCGCTCGACGGGCCCGGACCGGGAGGCGTGCCCGGACAGGCGTCGGGACTGGTGCCAGGACAGGCGCCGGGACGGGCGCCGGTGCTCGCCCCCGGCCGCTACCTCCAGACCCTGCGCGGCGTCATGGACTGGAGCCACGGTCTGTGCACGCCGGGAGAACGGCTGCTCTGGGCCCGGCTGTCGGTCTTCGTCGGCTGCTTCGACCTCCGGGCCGCCGAGGCCGTCTGTGCGGACGAGGCGGGCCGGCCGGAATCGTGCGAGGCGGCGGAGGGCATCGCAAGGGAGGACGTACTGGACCTGATCGACGGTCTCGTCCACAAGTCCGTGGTGACGGTCGAGCCCGCCGTGTCACCGGGGCGGCACGGCGGCGCCACCCGCTACCGCCTGCTGGAGACCATCCGCCAGTACGGTACGGACCGTCTGCGGGCGGCGGGCAGTTCGACCGGACTGCTCGTCAGGCACTGCGAGTACTACCGGGCACTCACCGCCAGCGCCGCCGCCGAATGGTGCGGGCCCGACGAGGCAGGCTGGCTGGAGCGGCTGCGCCGGGAACTGCCCAACATCCGCTCGGCGCTGGACTTCTGCCGTGTGAGTCCCGGCCTCGCGCCGACCGGCGCGGCCATCGTCGTGGACCTGACGCGGACGCGCTGCTGGTTCTTCGGCAGCACACTCGGTGAGGCCCGCCACTGGATCGACAGCCTCTCTCCGCTGGTCGATCCGGGCCTCGGCGAACTGACGGTGATGGTGCCGGTCATGAAGGCCTTCGTCGCGATCATCCAGGGGGACCATTCGGCGGCCGAGGCCCACCTCGCCGAGTGCCGGGCCGTCGCGCCCGGGACGCCGAGACCCGCGCCCGTCGTCTACATCGAGGGTGTGTACGCGCTCCTGGTGCCCGGCGAACCGGCTTCCATCGCTCAACTCGCTTCTGCCCGAGGTGAGTTCATCGCGGCCGGACGGACCGGGGACGCGCACATGGCCACCATGTTCTGGGCGATGGCCGCGGCGTTCCTGGGAGACCGGGCCGAGGCCCGCCTCGCCTGCGACACCTACGTCGCCGAGGCCGAGAGCGCGGGCGCCGAGTGGGCGCGGACCTGGGCCCAGTGGTGCACCGGACTGACCGAACTGCTGCACGGAGAGCCGCGCCGAGGGCTCGCGCCCCTGTGCGACGCACTCGTACGGCAGCGTGCCCTCGACGACAACTGGGGCCCCGCCTGGACCCTGGAGACCCTGGCCTGGACACTCGGCGCCCTCGGGCACCACGACCGGGCGGCCGTGGTCCTCGGGGCGGCGCACCGGTACCGCCAGGTGACGGGCGCCAGGATCACCGAACTCCGCCCCTTCGGCACACTCCACGCCCGCACACGCGCCCTCGTACAGGAGCACATGGCGGCAGGGGCATACGCCGGCGCGTGGGAGCGGGGTGCGACGGCCGAGGACAGCATTGCCCTCGCGCTCGGGATCGCACACGAGGTGCGCCGGCCGACGGACAGGTGA
- a CDS encoding TOPRIM nucleotidyl transferase/hydrolase domain-containing protein, which translates to MADMGSFQEAVIAWAAGGPGQRAHELAATLPVRAAVLLEGPSDVAAVDALAARRGRNLAAEGVCVLSMGGAMSVGRFVSLLGPPGLGVRLTGLCDEQERSFYDRALERAGAARQGFFVCAADLEDELIRALGVGRVEELVRAEGDLRALQTFLRQPAQQGRTSQQQLRRFLGTKKGRKIQYGRVLVEALDADQVPAPLDGLLTSL; encoded by the coding sequence GTGGCAGACATGGGTTCGTTCCAGGAGGCCGTCATCGCGTGGGCGGCCGGCGGCCCCGGCCAACGGGCGCACGAGCTCGCCGCCACTCTGCCCGTCCGGGCGGCCGTCCTGCTCGAAGGTCCGAGCGATGTCGCGGCGGTCGACGCGCTGGCCGCGAGACGCGGCCGGAACCTGGCGGCCGAAGGGGTCTGCGTCCTGTCGATGGGCGGTGCGATGAGCGTCGGCCGCTTCGTGAGCCTCCTCGGCCCGCCCGGCCTCGGCGTCCGTCTCACGGGACTCTGCGACGAGCAGGAGCGCAGCTTCTACGACCGCGCGCTGGAGCGGGCCGGTGCGGCGCGGCAGGGGTTCTTCGTCTGCGCGGCGGATCTGGAGGACGAACTCATCCGCGCGCTGGGCGTGGGACGTGTGGAGGAACTCGTACGGGCCGAGGGCGACCTGCGCGCCCTCCAGACCTTCCTGCGTCAGCCCGCTCAACAGGGCCGCACCTCACAGCAGCAGTTGCGGCGCTTCCTCGGCACGAAGAAGGGGCGAAAGATCCAGTACGGCCGTGTCCTCGTCGAGGCGCTCGACGCCGACCAGGTACCGGCCCCGCTCGACGGCCTGCTCACCAGCCTCTGA
- a CDS encoding DMT family transporter — MISVLFAVLTAISNGSASVLQRRAAATAPDSDAMRLSLIGHLLRKPVWLAGIGLVMVAAVCQAVALATGPIAVVQPIFVIELPMTLLIASYAFHSRLPRATWYGVAAVTVGLAVGLGSAAPTGGSETVEDLSWIPALIVTGLFEALLIAVALRTRKNTRAALLGLAAACAYALTAALLKDAVARLEGGSGVTAFFSSWQLYATAVAGIGALFLLQNALQAGSLVASQPMLTLGDALISITYGVTLFGESVRTGWWLLPELIAIALITAGCIELARSPLASGTSPPKPRAR; from the coding sequence GTGATCAGTGTCCTGTTCGCCGTGCTGACCGCGATCAGCAACGGCTCCGCCTCCGTGCTCCAGCGGCGTGCCGCGGCCACCGCTCCCGACTCCGACGCCATGCGCCTGTCGCTGATCGGGCATCTGCTCCGCAAGCCCGTCTGGCTCGCCGGGATCGGGCTCGTGATGGTGGCGGCGGTCTGCCAGGCGGTGGCGCTGGCGACCGGTCCCATCGCCGTCGTACAGCCGATCTTCGTCATCGAGCTGCCCATGACGCTGCTGATCGCGAGCTACGCCTTCCACTCCCGCCTGCCACGCGCCACCTGGTACGGCGTGGCGGCGGTGACCGTGGGTCTGGCGGTGGGCCTCGGATCGGCGGCGCCGACCGGTGGCAGTGAGACGGTCGAGGATCTTTCGTGGATCCCGGCGCTGATCGTCACCGGACTCTTCGAGGCCCTGCTGATCGCCGTCGCGCTCCGGACCCGGAAGAACACGCGTGCCGCACTGCTGGGACTCGCGGCGGCCTGCGCGTACGCGCTGACGGCAGCCCTCCTCAAGGACGCGGTGGCCCGGCTCGAAGGAGGGTCGGGGGTCACCGCGTTCTTCTCGTCCTGGCAGCTGTACGCCACGGCGGTCGCCGGGATCGGCGCGCTGTTCCTGCTCCAGAACGCCCTCCAGGCGGGCTCCCTGGTCGCGTCCCAGCCGATGCTGACGCTCGGCGACGCGCTGATCAGCATCACCTACGGTGTGACGCTGTTCGGTGAGAGCGTGCGTACCGGCTGGTGGCTGCTGCCCGAACTCATCGCGATCGCCCTGATCACCGCGGGCTGTATCGAACTGGCCCGCTCCCCTCTGGCGTCGGGCACCTCCCCGCCCAAGCCGCGCGCGCGTTGA
- a CDS encoding neutral/alkaline ceramidase, with product MPPPPPTTRRSRSRLAVLALVAALGAASFTAPPPALASGGPASGTADAVAGDYLVGRGIADVTGEAAETGMMGYSSFDQKTSGIHQRQRSRAFVVADPSSGKRVVYVNADLAMIFQSVQQGVISRLKERYGSLYGDENVLLSATHTHSGPGGYSHDVAYNLSVLGFQSGTYRAIVDGIVESVVKAHEDLRPGTISLGTGTLTNASVNRSRTAFDRNPAADRAAFPGGIDPAMTVLRFRQGDKDAGAISWFATHNTSITNKNTLISPDNKGYASYAWEHDLEGVRYLDNTPGFVAAFPNTNAGDMSPNLNLKPGSGPTEDEFENARILGERQLGKAREIYRDAKPVSGGVDSRLAYVDMENVTVNGAYTPDGKEHRTCPAVVGASTLAGSVEDGPAIPGFEEGMRTPVASIIEALHIDTPAWLATCQYPKASLVPTGLLSNVHPVTPKILPLQIMKIGDLHLVAGPGEFTITSGLRVRRTVAEQLGVPLDRVLLQGYANSYSQYVTTPEEYDSQQYEGGSTLYGRYTLPAYQQEYARVAASLRDGTTIDRGTAPPDESGRQFNFQTGVVYDNPPPNSAFGSVLTPPDASYTRGRTATVEFATGHPKNNLRRGGTFLEVQRLVDGRWVRILDDGDWRTKYRWTRINGLTGTSKATVTWDIGADTAAGTYRIVHHGDAKNLFGKITPFTGTSPTFTVN from the coding sequence ATGCCACCCCCACCCCCCACCACCCGTCGCTCCAGAAGCCGGCTCGCCGTCCTGGCGCTCGTCGCGGCCCTGGGAGCGGCCTCGTTCACCGCCCCTCCCCCGGCCCTCGCCTCCGGCGGCCCGGCCTCGGGCACCGCCGACGCCGTCGCCGGGGACTATCTCGTCGGGCGCGGCATCGCCGACGTCACGGGCGAGGCCGCCGAGACCGGGATGATGGGCTATTCGAGCTTCGACCAGAAGACGTCCGGCATCCACCAGCGGCAGCGCTCGCGCGCGTTCGTCGTCGCCGACCCGTCGAGCGGCAAACGCGTGGTGTACGTCAACGCCGACCTCGCGATGATCTTCCAGTCCGTCCAGCAGGGCGTCATCTCACGCCTCAAGGAACGCTACGGCAGCCTCTACGGCGACGAGAACGTGCTGTTGTCCGCCACCCACACCCACTCGGGGCCCGGCGGCTACTCCCACGACGTCGCGTACAACCTCTCCGTACTCGGCTTCCAGAGCGGCACCTACCGGGCGATCGTCGACGGCATCGTCGAGTCCGTCGTGAAGGCGCACGAGGATCTGCGGCCCGGCACCATCAGTCTGGGCACCGGCACTCTCACCAACGCCAGTGTCAACCGCTCCCGGACCGCCTTCGACCGCAATCCGGCGGCCGACCGGGCGGCCTTCCCCGGAGGTATCGACCCGGCGATGACCGTGCTGCGCTTCCGGCAGGGCGACAAGGACGCCGGCGCGATCAGCTGGTTCGCGACCCACAACACCTCGATCACCAACAAGAACACGCTCATCAGTCCCGACAACAAGGGCTACGCCTCCTACGCGTGGGAACACGACCTGGAGGGTGTGCGCTACCTCGACAACACACCGGGCTTCGTCGCGGCCTTCCCCAACACCAACGCCGGCGACATGTCCCCCAATCTCAATCTGAAGCCGGGATCGGGCCCGACCGAGGACGAGTTCGAGAACGCGCGCATCCTCGGTGAACGCCAGCTCGGCAAGGCCCGCGAGATCTACCGGGACGCGAAGCCCGTCAGCGGCGGTGTCGACTCCCGGCTCGCCTACGTCGACATGGAGAACGTGACCGTGAACGGGGCCTACACCCCGGACGGCAAGGAGCACCGCACCTGCCCCGCCGTCGTGGGCGCGTCCACGCTCGCGGGCAGCGTCGAGGACGGTCCGGCGATCCCCGGTTTCGAGGAGGGCATGCGCACCCCGGTCGCCTCCATCATCGAAGCGCTGCACATCGACACGCCCGCCTGGCTCGCGACGTGCCAGTATCCGAAGGCGAGCCTCGTCCCCACGGGTCTGCTGAGCAACGTCCACCCGGTCACCCCGAAGATCCTGCCCCTGCAGATCATGAAGATCGGCGATCTCCATCTCGTGGCCGGTCCGGGGGAGTTCACCATCACCTCCGGGCTCCGGGTCCGCCGCACCGTGGCGGAGCAACTGGGTGTCCCGCTCGACCGGGTGCTGCTCCAGGGGTACGCCAACTCCTACAGCCAGTACGTGACGACGCCGGAGGAGTACGACTCCCAGCAGTACGAGGGCGGCTCCACCCTCTACGGCCGCTACACGCTGCCCGCCTACCAGCAGGAGTACGCGCGGGTCGCGGCGTCCCTGCGCGACGGCACCACGATCGACCGGGGGACCGCGCCGCCGGACGAGTCGGGGCGGCAGTTCAACTTCCAGACCGGTGTCGTCTACGACAACCCGCCGCCCAACAGCGCGTTCGGTTCCGTCCTGACCCCGCCGGACGCGTCGTACACCCGCGGCCGGACCGCGACGGTCGAGTTCGCGACCGGTCATCCGAAGAACAACCTGCGCCGCGGCGGCACCTTCCTGGAGGTGCAGCGGCTGGTCGACGGGAGGTGGGTGCGGATCCTGGACGACGGCGACTGGCGGACCAAGTACCGGTGGACGCGGATCAACGGGCTCACCGGCACGTCGAAAGCCACGGTCACCTGGGACATCGGCGCCGACACCGCTGCCGGAACCTACCGGATCGTGCACCACGGTGACGCGAAGAACCTGTTCGGAAAGATCACGCCGTTCACGGGGACGTCCCCGACGTTCACGGTGAACTGA
- a CDS encoding MiAMP1 family antimicrobial peptide (Members of this family of antimicrobial peptides occur in plants, but also in bacterial genera such as Microbispora, Herbidospora, and Streptomyces.), which yields MRKRHALRTAVSATMLAGALVLGSGTAIASSFLSWSGPQNTGSAREVFACGCNEIDPGHKAAYRFTYTGQTAAMYNEEGCRGKVHTTFRGSQESRGAFGWKSVFFHC from the coding sequence ATGCGTAAGCGCCACGCTCTTCGTACCGCAGTCAGCGCCACGATGCTGGCCGGAGCCCTTGTCCTCGGCTCGGGCACGGCCATCGCGAGCAGCTTCCTCAGCTGGTCGGGACCGCAGAACACCGGGAGCGCCCGAGAGGTGTTCGCCTGCGGCTGCAACGAGATCGACCCCGGTCACAAGGCGGCCTACCGCTTCACGTACACCGGCCAGACCGCCGCGATGTACAACGAGGAAGGCTGCCGGGGGAAGGTGCACACCACCTTCCGCGGCAGCCAGGAGAGCCGGGGCGCCTTCGGCTGGAAGAGCGTCTTCTTCCACTGCTGA
- a CDS encoding LuxR C-terminal-related transcriptional regulator, with the protein MAAISAGLTLAAGAVAPVSATTSAVREKPAGGGAAAGSVSVRLITGDRVTLAGGDEDGRVVSVEPGKGRKGIVFRTLEEDGRLTILPSDAGELVSAGRLDKKLFDVTALVAQRYDEAHAEGLPLIVAGADGFADAAVRRLTGFADDGSPTRRLDSIDARSVRVPSDDLGAFWFCKAQYVAMPSGSKDAEFDALGRGVTYRVLHEKAFFDDEGAVDNVVAGVADKAIASQMGLSRRTVQRHIQHMMELAGATTRMQLAWQAARRGWL; encoded by the coding sequence GTGGCGGCCATATCGGCGGGACTGACTCTGGCCGCCGGCGCCGTGGCGCCGGTGTCGGCCACCACCAGCGCAGTACGGGAGAAGCCGGCGGGCGGCGGGGCCGCGGCGGGCAGTGTCTCCGTGCGCCTGATCACCGGCGACCGGGTCACTCTCGCGGGTGGTGACGAGGACGGCCGGGTCGTCTCGGTCGAGCCGGGAAAGGGCCGTAAGGGCATCGTCTTCCGGACCCTTGAGGAGGACGGCCGGCTGACGATCCTGCCCTCCGACGCCGGGGAGCTGGTCTCCGCCGGACGTCTGGACAAGAAGTTGTTCGACGTGACCGCGCTCGTCGCGCAGCGCTACGACGAGGCACATGCCGAGGGACTGCCCCTGATCGTGGCGGGCGCCGACGGGTTCGCGGACGCCGCGGTGCGGCGGCTCACCGGCTTCGCCGACGACGGTTCTCCCACCCGCCGCCTGGACAGCATCGACGCCCGGTCGGTCCGGGTTCCCTCCGACGACCTCGGGGCGTTCTGGTTCTGCAAGGCCCAGTACGTGGCCATGCCGTCGGGCAGCAAGGACGCGGAGTTCGACGCGCTGGGCCGTGGCGTGACCTACCGGGTGCTGCACGAGAAGGCCTTCTTCGACGACGAGGGCGCGGTCGACAACGTCGTGGCGGGCGTGGCCGACAAGGCGATCGCCAGCCAGATGGGGCTGAGCCGGCGCACCGTGCAGCGTCATATCCAGCACATGATGGAACTCGCCGGAGCGACCACCCGTATGCAGCTCGCCTGGCAGGCGGCCCGGCGCGGCTGGCTGTGA
- a CDS encoding alpha/beta fold hydrolase → MPFATAKDGTQIYYKDWGAGQPVVFSHGWPLIADAWDPQMKVMADNGFRTVAHDRRGGGRSGQTWEGNDLDTYADDLAAVIEDAGLRDVILVGHSTGGGEVTRYIGRHGSGRVAKAVLLGAIPPLMLKTEANPEGLPIDVFDGIREGVEKDRSQFYQELSAAFYGANRDGSTVSQGTRDEFWLWGMTVGIKGAYDCVKAFSETDLTEDLKRFDVPTLIVHGDDDQIVPIVAAGDKSSQLVKDVTYKVYPGAPHGLAMVPEFAGRFNADLLEFARS, encoded by the coding sequence ATGCCCTTCGCCACCGCCAAGGACGGCACACAGATCTACTACAAGGACTGGGGCGCGGGTCAGCCCGTCGTCTTCTCCCACGGCTGGCCGCTCATCGCCGACGCCTGGGACCCCCAGATGAAAGTGATGGCGGACAACGGCTTCCGCACCGTGGCCCACGACCGGCGCGGCGGCGGACGCTCCGGCCAGACCTGGGAGGGCAACGACCTCGACACCTACGCCGACGACCTCGCGGCGGTCATCGAGGACGCCGGTCTGCGCGACGTCATCCTCGTCGGCCACTCGACGGGCGGCGGAGAGGTCACCCGCTACATCGGCAGGCACGGCTCCGGCCGGGTCGCCAAAGCCGTACTGCTGGGAGCGATCCCGCCGCTCATGCTCAAGACGGAAGCGAATCCCGAAGGGCTCCCGATCGACGTCTTCGACGGAATCCGGGAGGGCGTGGAGAAGGACCGCTCGCAGTTCTACCAAGAACTCAGCGCCGCGTTCTACGGTGCCAATCGCGACGGCTCGACCGTCTCCCAGGGAACCCGCGACGAGTTCTGGCTGTGGGGAATGACGGTCGGTATCAAAGGCGCCTACGACTGTGTGAAGGCGTTCTCCGAGACCGACCTCACCGAGGACCTCAAGCGGTTCGACGTACCCACGCTGATCGTTCACGGCGACGACGACCAGATCGTGCCGATCGTGGCCGCCGGCGACAAGTCCTCCCAACTCGTCAAGGACGTGACCTACAAGGTCTATCCGGGTGCGCCCCACGGGCTGGCGATGGTGCCCGAGTTCGCGGGACGCTTCAACGCGGACCTCCTGGAGTTCGCACGTAGTTGA